A single genomic interval of Demequina sp. NBRC 110054 harbors:
- a CDS encoding cytochrome c biogenesis CcdA family protein, whose product MIDPTATAYALLLGAVAAFNPCGFALLPAYLTVIVTGTADERIGRAVALRRAIGFGSAMTLAFTGVFTAFGLLFGAVNAGLQGSILPYVSYVTVVLGAGLIVLGFVLAWRGELRGPGLSMRGSAPGRTFASQLAYGAAFAVASLSCTIGLFLGVVTQSLAAPGPLAAMAPFVAYGIGMGASVLTLSMIAALAGSSAAAALRSRTPLLMRAGGVLMVAAGAYVLVFGLAEVLPHYGIRTLDPVLLTTASWQSTVSAWITSWGTATLLALVGTVAVVVVAVLVAARRQERASAAASGMPDDAEAVTTAAGTGGSTGPANAGPSESARTADPSTLAAIRDAVSRPQR is encoded by the coding sequence GTGATCGACCCCACGGCCACCGCCTACGCACTGCTGCTCGGCGCGGTCGCGGCGTTCAACCCCTGCGGCTTCGCGCTGCTGCCCGCCTACCTCACGGTGATCGTCACCGGCACCGCGGACGAACGGATCGGCCGTGCCGTCGCGCTGCGGCGCGCGATCGGCTTCGGGTCCGCGATGACCCTCGCCTTCACCGGGGTGTTCACGGCCTTCGGCCTGCTCTTCGGAGCCGTCAACGCGGGGCTGCAGGGATCGATCCTCCCCTACGTCTCCTACGTCACCGTGGTGCTCGGTGCGGGCCTCATCGTGCTCGGCTTCGTGCTCGCGTGGCGCGGCGAGCTGCGCGGACCGGGGCTCTCGATGCGGGGCTCCGCGCCGGGTCGCACGTTCGCATCGCAGCTCGCCTACGGCGCGGCCTTCGCCGTCGCGTCGCTCAGCTGCACGATCGGGCTGTTCCTCGGCGTGGTCACGCAGTCGCTCGCGGCGCCGGGCCCGCTCGCGGCGATGGCCCCCTTCGTGGCGTACGGCATCGGCATGGGCGCGAGCGTCCTCACACTGTCGATGATCGCGGCACTCGCCGGATCCTCCGCGGCCGCGGCGCTCCGCTCGCGCACCCCGCTGCTCATGCGCGCCGGCGGCGTGCTCATGGTCGCCGCAGGAGCATACGTTTTGGTGTTCGGGCTGGCCGAGGTGCTCCCGCACTACGGCATCCGCACGCTGGACCCGGTGCTGCTCACGACCGCGAGCTGGCAGTCGACCGTGTCGGCATGGATCACCTCCTGGGGAACCGCCACGCTTCTCGCTCTCGTCGGCACCGTCGCCGTCGTGGTCGTCGCGGTGCTCGTGGCGGCCCGCCGTCAGGAGCGCGCGAGCGCCGCCGCATCCGGGATGCCTGACGACGCCGAGGCCGTCACGACCGCCGCGGGAACCGGCGGCTCCACCGGCCCCGCGAACGCCGGACCGTCGGAGTCCGCGCGCACCGCTGACCCGTCCACGCTCGCTGCGATCCGCGACGCCGTGAGCCGCCCGCAGCGCTGA
- a CDS encoding redoxin domain-containing protein yields the protein MKTLRALPVPVLGAALLALAACAPATTEAGSSEETAMESSSGSHDSMDSEDSMESDDADDAMSDETGEAMASGEDVEVPEQLRFTATTLADGEEFDGASLAGQDTLIWVWASWCPTCQAEAPAVADAAPRLPEGVALYGLPGKSALVDAEEFVETYELGAFPHLFDEDGSLWANFGVSYQPALVMIDDDGSVEVLAGATDADGIVAAAEKLAAS from the coding sequence ATGAAGACTCTGCGCGCCCTCCCTGTCCCCGTCCTCGGTGCCGCCCTGCTCGCGCTCGCGGCCTGTGCCCCCGCCACCACGGAGGCCGGGTCCTCCGAGGAGACGGCGATGGAATCCTCCTCCGGCAGTCACGACTCCATGGACTCGGAGGACTCCATGGAGTCGGACGATGCAGATGACGCGATGTCCGACGAGACCGGCGAGGCCATGGCGTCCGGCGAGGACGTCGAGGTGCCCGAGCAGCTCCGGTTCACGGCGACGACCCTCGCCGACGGAGAGGAGTTCGACGGTGCGAGCCTCGCGGGTCAGGACACCCTGATCTGGGTGTGGGCGTCGTGGTGCCCCACGTGCCAGGCCGAGGCGCCCGCGGTCGCGGACGCGGCCCCGCGCCTGCCCGAGGGCGTGGCGCTGTACGGCCTGCCGGGCAAGTCGGCTCTCGTGGACGCGGAGGAGTTCGTCGAGACGTACGAGCTCGGGGCATTCCCGCACCTGTTCGACGAGGACGGGTCGCTGTGGGCCAACTTCGGGGTCTCGTACCAGCCCGCGCTCGTCATGATCGACGACGACGGCAGCGTCGAGGTGCTCGCCGGTGCGACCGACGCCGACGGCATCGTCGCCGCCGCGGAGAAGCTCGCGGCGTCGTAG
- a CDS encoding glycoside hydrolase family 2 TIM barrel-domain containing protein, which translates to MTFDISRITDPEYVSEHRLAAHSDHHWYATADEAATGESSFTQCLNGLWKFHHAKNPSMTLAGFQSPEADVDGWDDIPVPAHVQMHGYDRPQYANVQYPWDGLEDLEPGQVPKDWNPVASYVKDFTLDSPLAQGENLSVTFHGAESGIAVWLNGAYVGWATDTFTPSEFDLTPHVRDGVNRLAAQVFRWTAASWLEDQDFYRFHGLFRDVVLNRRPAVHAEDVKVSTELAEDFLSAEITVDVALVGEGSVRATLVGVGPMDDAGQGRLVAHVDSPRLWSGEDPHRYEVLIEVLDGDGEVAEVVPQLIGLRRVEIADAIIRVNGKRIVFHGTNRHEFGARGRAMTAAEIEEDIRIIKRAGINAVRTSHYPNQSVFYELCDRYGLYVIDEMNLETHAMWDKVVAGELTVEQALPGDRDEWRAALLDRATSMLERDKNHPSVIIWSLGNESYGGSVLRDLSDWFRSTDPTRPVHYEGVHWDPRYPETTDITSQMYTPAATIEAHLKEHRDKPFLLCEYAHSMGNSFGAVDKYLDLADREPLFQGGFIWDFVDQTLPLTDRYDVPFKGYGGDCLEAPHDAEFSANGIVFSDRTPTPAYQEVRYLYQPFRTRISEGTIEIDNRRLFTDLSDLDVVVTLTRVGKVLREVVLDVDVPAGEQRTYPVPFVVPERAGEYTIDVSYRLKAATDWAPAGYEVGWEQEVVTVEPTAAPASSPAPAPRVVESTHNIGVHGSHFSITFSRLYGYLVSYRYGRTIDGGRELLRDVPYPSFWHAPTSNERGWGMPFRDGQWELASRNRKSRKGFEKPKVVRHESAVEVQFGYELPTVPPSEVDLSYTVDGDGHVSVTTTVRPGEGLPDVPEFGVLMTVDADLRRLTWYGEGPAESYVDRRGGARLGIYSADVRDQLTPYMRPQESGNHTGVRWAEVLDAKGFGVRLDCPTGMELSALPWTPFEVQNARHPNELPPIHRTILRPALMRRGAAGDDSWGAMTHPEYRVPEGELTFTFGFQGVLR; encoded by the coding sequence GTGACCTTCGACATCTCCCGGATCACCGATCCGGAGTACGTGTCCGAGCACCGCCTCGCGGCGCACTCGGATCATCACTGGTACGCCACGGCGGACGAGGCAGCGACGGGCGAGAGCTCGTTCACGCAGTGCCTCAACGGGCTGTGGAAGTTCCATCACGCCAAGAACCCGTCGATGACGCTCGCGGGGTTCCAGAGCCCCGAAGCGGATGTCGACGGGTGGGACGACATCCCCGTGCCCGCGCACGTGCAGATGCACGGATACGACCGACCGCAGTACGCCAACGTGCAGTACCCGTGGGACGGTCTCGAGGACCTCGAGCCTGGCCAGGTGCCGAAGGACTGGAATCCCGTAGCGAGCTACGTGAAGGACTTCACGCTCGACTCGCCGCTCGCGCAGGGAGAGAACCTCTCCGTCACCTTCCACGGCGCGGAGAGCGGCATCGCGGTCTGGCTCAACGGCGCGTACGTCGGCTGGGCGACGGACACCTTCACGCCGTCCGAGTTCGATCTGACGCCGCATGTGCGCGACGGCGTGAACCGGCTCGCCGCGCAGGTGTTCCGGTGGACCGCCGCATCGTGGCTCGAGGACCAGGACTTCTACCGCTTTCACGGCCTCTTCCGCGATGTGGTCCTGAACCGTCGCCCCGCGGTCCACGCGGAGGATGTCAAGGTGTCGACCGAGCTCGCCGAGGACTTCTTGAGCGCGGAGATCACCGTCGACGTCGCGCTGGTCGGCGAGGGCAGCGTGCGCGCGACGCTCGTGGGCGTCGGACCGATGGACGATGCGGGTCAGGGGCGCCTCGTCGCGCACGTGGACTCTCCTCGCCTGTGGAGCGGCGAGGACCCGCACCGCTACGAGGTGCTCATCGAGGTGCTCGACGGCGATGGCGAGGTGGCCGAGGTGGTGCCACAGCTCATCGGGCTGCGCCGGGTCGAGATCGCCGACGCGATCATCCGGGTCAACGGCAAGCGCATCGTCTTCCACGGCACCAACCGCCACGAGTTCGGAGCGCGCGGGCGCGCGATGACCGCCGCCGAGATCGAGGAGGACATCCGGATCATCAAGCGGGCCGGCATCAATGCGGTCCGCACGAGCCACTACCCGAACCAGTCGGTCTTCTACGAGCTGTGCGACCGCTACGGCCTGTACGTGATCGATGAGATGAACCTCGAGACCCACGCGATGTGGGACAAGGTCGTGGCGGGCGAGCTCACGGTCGAGCAGGCGCTTCCCGGCGACCGCGACGAGTGGCGCGCCGCGCTGCTCGATCGCGCCACGAGCATGCTCGAGCGGGACAAGAACCACCCAAGCGTGATCATCTGGTCGCTCGGCAACGAGTCGTACGGCGGCTCGGTGCTGCGCGACCTCAGCGACTGGTTCCGGTCGACGGACCCCACGAGGCCCGTCCACTACGAGGGCGTGCACTGGGATCCCCGATACCCGGAGACCACCGACATCACGAGCCAGATGTACACGCCCGCGGCGACCATCGAGGCGCACCTGAAGGAGCACCGCGACAAGCCGTTCCTGCTATGCGAGTACGCCCACTCGATGGGCAACTCGTTCGGCGCCGTCGACAAGTACCTCGACCTCGCGGACAGGGAGCCCCTGTTCCAGGGCGGCTTCATCTGGGACTTCGTGGACCAGACCCTGCCGCTGACCGACAGGTACGACGTGCCGTTCAAGGGCTATGGAGGCGACTGCCTCGAGGCGCCGCACGACGCCGAGTTCAGCGCCAACGGCATCGTGTTCTCGGACCGCACGCCGACCCCGGCGTATCAGGAGGTGCGCTACCTCTACCAGCCGTTCCGGACGCGCATCTCCGAGGGGACGATCGAGATCGACAACAGGCGGCTCTTCACCGACCTGAGCGACCTCGACGTCGTCGTGACCCTCACGCGCGTGGGCAAGGTGCTGCGCGAGGTCGTGCTCGACGTCGACGTCCCGGCGGGCGAGCAGCGCACCTACCCGGTGCCGTTCGTCGTCCCCGAGCGCGCCGGCGAGTACACGATCGACGTGTCGTACCGCCTCAAGGCGGCGACGGACTGGGCGCCCGCGGGCTATGAGGTCGGCTGGGAGCAGGAGGTGGTGACGGTCGAACCGACGGCCGCCCCCGCATCGTCCCCGGCGCCCGCCCCTCGGGTCGTCGAGAGCACTCACAACATCGGGGTCCATGGCTCGCACTTCTCGATCACGTTCTCGCGGCTCTACGGGTACCTCGTGTCCTACCGCTACGGGCGGACCATTGACGGGGGCCGCGAGCTGCTGCGCGACGTGCCGTATCCGAGCTTCTGGCATGCGCCCACCTCCAATGAGCGCGGCTGGGGCATGCCGTTCCGCGACGGCCAGTGGGAGCTCGCGAGCCGCAACCGCAAGTCGCGCAAGGGCTTCGAGAAGCCCAAGGTCGTCCGGCACGAGTCGGCCGTCGAGGTGCAGTTCGGCTACGAGCTGCCGACCGTGCCACCGAGCGAGGTCGACCTGTCCTACACGGTCGACGGGGACGGGCATGTGTCCGTGACGACGACGGTGCGGCCGGGCGAGGGCCTGCCGGACGTGCCGGAGTTCGGCGTGCTCATGACCGTCGATGCGGACCTGCGTCGTCTCACCTGGTACGGCGAGGGGCCCGCGGAGAGCTATGTCGATCGCAGGGGCGGCGCGCGGCTCGGCATCTACAGCGCCGACGTGCGCGACCAGCTCACGCCGTACATGCGTCCCCAGGAGTCGGGCAACCACACCGGCGTGCGGTGGGCAGAGGTGCTCGACGCCAAGGGATTCGGCGTGAGGCTCGACTGCCCGACGGGCATGGAGCTGTCGGCGCTGCCGTGGACGCCGTTCGAGGTGCAGAACGCGCGTCATCCGAACGAGCTGCCGCCGATCCACCGGACGATTCTGCGTCCCGCGCTCATGCGACGCGGCGCGGCAGGCGACGACTCATGGGGCGCCATGACGCACCCCGAGTACCGGGTGCCCGAGGGTGAGCTCACGTTCACCTTCGGCTTCCAGGGGGTGCTGCGGTAG